The Balaenoptera acutorostrata chromosome 13, mBalAcu1.1, whole genome shotgun sequence region CGCCGTTTATGTCTACCGCCTGCTCTGTGTTGGGTCGAGTGGCAACCCGGCTGGGCTTGCAGGGGCTCCAGTACTTGGGCACAACACAGGTGCCAGTCTGGAAAGTTAGAAGCGGGCTGACGTGGGTTGTTAGGGGTCATTGGTCTGGGGATTTGTGTAGTACGGTTGACTGTTGTTAGATGCCATTTGGGAAGTGCTAAAGTTGTGGACACTTCAAAATTGGTGTGCGTGTTAGGGGAAGTGACACTCCTTTGTAATGAACTATCCCTGTTCCAGTGGTTGAGCCCAGTGACGTTCTCATTGGTGTCACAGTCCGAGGCCGGCAGGCAGGAACTGGGCCACGTCCTAGTGGAGCTCCCTACTACCTTGTTTGCACCTGGCCAGCAGGAGAGGGCGAGCaaggagggtggggtggagacCGGGGGGGCCGGGCACTTCCACCCGTGTCACTGGCCAGAGGTCAGCCGCATGGCCGCACCGAGGCAAGGGGTGGGACTGGGGGCCAGCAGTGAGCCCAGACTCACATGGTAAAGGTACGAGCTCAGGATACACGAAAATAGACATTCGCCAGGCAGAAGCCAAGGCCGGGTCCAGGATTCCCCGGGAGCTGCCCTTCCCAACTGTCCAGCTCTGCAGCCTTCTAACAAACCTCAGCTGGTGCTTTGTCCACAGCCCCTGGATTCTGTCTTGTCTACATTCAGAGGCAGAATGAAGTTCTCAGAAACAACCGGTAAGCACATCCTCCGACGACGGGATGCATGGGCCCGCGGGTGGCTCTCAGCCCGAGTGTCCTCATCGTGCCAGCTCAGCACAAGCCCTCAGCTTGGTGGGCCCAGTGACTTCGGTGAGAGCTTACCTTTCTTGGTGCCGTTTCCATGTTCTCGACTAGTTCCAAGAATAGCACCTGTGAGCTGAGGAGAAAGTAAGAGTTCACACCTGGAGCCCATCTGTCCCAGCTAGAGCCTTGCAGTGGAGCCCACAGGTATCCAAGAAGAGGCATGTGCTTGGCTCAAGGACAAACGGGGGACACATTTGGATGCCACATGACCCAAGTATGGGACGTGGCCTTTCACTTCTGGGGAGAGGTAGCAATGCAGAAACTCGCCTTTTCTTCTGGTAAAGGGGAGTCGTATTTTTTTCAATTAGAAAAGtcatatagggaattccctgctggtccagtggttaggactctgagcttccactgaaaggggcacgggttcgatccctgattggggaactaagatcccgcatgctgtgttgcagccaaaaaataaatactccaaaaaaaaatcatatatactcactgtaaaaaatttaaaccagggatttccctggtggtgcagtggttaagaatccccctgccaattcaggggacatgggttggagccctggtccgggaagatcccacgtgctgtggagcagctaagcctgtgagccacaactactgagcctgtgctctagagcccgtgagccacaactactgagcccatgagccacaactactgagcctgtgagccacaactactgaagccctcgcgcctagagcccgtgctccacaacaagaggagccaccgcaatgagaagcccgcgcaccgcaacaaagagtagcccctgctcgccgcaactagagaaagcccacacagcaaagcaacaaagactcaatgcagccaaaagtaaaataaattaattaattacttaaaaaaaatttaaaccacaCAGAAAGGTATAAAATAGTCATATCAGAGACAAGTATTAAGAATTGAGGCTTTATCTGTTCAGACTTGTTTCCCATGTACTTACTCATATACATGAATAAATTACTATATGGTCTTGCTGATGCTCCATCGTTTTTGCAGCATAGAAGCAATTCCCTTGGGAGGGTGAAGGGCCAGCATCATTACCTGAGACAGCCGTCCCTGTCACCCATCTGCTCACAGACCTCCGTGGTCCTCTTCCCTGTATTTCTGCTGCACAGGACACCACATACCCCAGGGACAGTGTCACTTACAGAGGCTTATTTCTGAACCTCATCTGACCtgacaatctctgcctcttaattggtgtgtttagaccactcacatttaaagtgattattgatatagctgGATTAAAAATTAGCACtttataattgttttctattaattgcatttattctttgtttccttttcctcctcattttctgccttctctggctttcctcgtggcgcagtggttgagaatctgcttgccaatgcaggagacacgggttcgagccctggtctgggaagatcccacatgccgcggagcaactgggtccgtgagccacaactactgagcctgcgcatctggagcctgtgctcctcaacaagagaggccgcgatagtgagaggcccgtgcactgtgatgaagagtggccaccgctcgccgcaactggagagagccctcgcacagaaacgaagacccaacacagccaaaaataaataaataaattaaaaaaattaaaaaaaacaaacagggcttccctggtggcgcagtggttgagagtctgcctgccagtgcaggggacacgggttcgagccctggtctgggaggatcccacatgccgcggagcggctgggcccgtgagccacaattactgagcctgcgcgtctggagcctgtgctccgcagcaagagaggccgcgatagtgagaggcccgcgcaccgtgatgaagagtggcccccacttgccacaactagaagaaagccctcgcacagaaacgaagacccaacacagccataaataaataaaaaacaaacaaacaaacaaacaaacaaaaaaaacccaaacttttttagtggttgccttagggtttacaatatatattttaaaattatctaagtTCATCTTCAAAAAACATATACTGCTTTATGTGTAGTGCTGGTACCTTATATGAGAATATTCCCCAATTCCTCCCTTACATCCCTTGTCATTCGTTTCATTTATCCATGTGCTATAATCACCCAATACACTGTTCTTTGATTGCTTTAAATAAACAATAATCTTTtagattaagaataagaaaaaaaaaagatttaccttcatttattccttctctgaggCTCGTTTCTTTATGGAGATCCAATTTTCCTTCTGActaaataacttattttaacatttcctacagggttggggacttccctggtggcacagcggttaagaatccgcccgccaaggcaggggacatgggttcgagccctgatccaggaagatcccacatgccgcggagcaacgaagcctgtgcgccacaactactgagccagtgctctagagcccacgagccacaactactgagcccacgtgccacaactactgaagcccacacgcctagagcccatgctttgcaacaagagaagccaccacaatgagaagcccacgcaccacaaggaagagtagccccgctcgctgcaactagagaaagcccgcacgcagcaacaaagacccaaagcagccaaaaacaaaataaattaagaaaacaaaacatttcttaCAGGGTTGGTCTGCTGGCAATAAATTCCTTggtgtcatttttttctgagaaagtgTTTCTCCTTCACTTTACGGATTCTATATTAGTTTCCAGTGGTTTGCTGTGACAAATTGCCACAAGCTGGGTGGCATAAAActgcagaaatttattctctcacagttctggaagccagaagtctgaaatcagtttaaCTGGGCCAACATCtaggtgttggcagggctctgctccttccagaggctcctgggaggattcactccctgcctcttccagctgctcgtggctgccagcattcctcgGCTGCATTACTCCAACCTTCAAGGCCAcaccttcaaatctctctctgctccatCATCACATGGCCTCTGTGCGTCTCAAGTccccttctgcctctctcttataaagacacacgtgatggcatttagggcccacctggataatgcaGGATAATCTCTGCATcgcaagatccttaacttaatcacatctgcaattttttttcctttctcataaggtaacattcacaggttccaggaactAGGATGTGATAGTTCTGGGTATCATTTTTCAGAGTGCACAGTTTGGTCGGCTTCTTTTGTTTGGGAACACAGGAAGCCAGGTAATGTGCAGCAGCTGAGATGAGCTCTCTCCTTCTGCCTGACCGATGGTTCTGGACCAGTGGGTGCCCCTCTATTCCAGACAGGTGGTGTTCAAAAGGATTCCAGGCCCCTTCTGTGGGGCAAAATCTTGGATCAAGAATGCAGGATTGTGTCCACTTAGCAGGACTCTGGAGGGGCTTGCTGCCGTCCGTGCTCCGCCTGGCACAGCTGATGAATCCAGAGCAGCAGCCGGCTATGGGCTGGCAGCAATTTGCCCATGTACTCCAGGACAAACAGGGCCAGATGCAGTGGCCTCAGATGCTCCAGTGAGTGGGGAGGGAAGACTATATCCCTACTCCAACCGCCACCATAAAGAGGACAGAACATTCTGGAGGCTCCAGAGCTCGGGGGAGGATCTGGCTAAGGAGGAGCACCCACTTTTCTTCTCCCAGCCCCTCCAGGACTTCCTTCTCCgcctgtgttttatttctttgtacatTTCTGGTGCTGTGTTCTCGGCCTTCTCTGGTGGATACTCAGAGGCTGGAGAGGACGAGAGCAACCTGTGTTTCACGGAGAGCTCTCCTTATCGCCAATCTCGTTTGGGAGTTGCTCTAAGTGAGGTTGTACCTGTTCTTAGGATTTCCCACGAAGCGTACCAGGTAGGAAGCTGGCTGGCCGGTTGTGTGCCCCTGGGGACGCCCCTCTCTCACCCACCAGGCTTTCCCTTTTGGGGTGATTCGGGCTTGCTGTGGTGGAGGTGGGAGCCCTGGGGGAGCTCCTCTGTAGACAGAATCCTGGGGGCCTGCAGGTGGTCTTCTCTGCTCTGAGCCCACCTGCACAGGGTCCTGGGCGGGCTGGCTGGCTTCTCACagggccttccctgacccccacccctccctcgcCCACCAGCATCTGGGTTCTGAGCACCTACCTCCCTCGCGCTCCCGAGGGCTCACCTTGGTCAGGTGACACACTCAGGAATTCCTATTTTCTCTATCTGTAAGTGCTAGAATTGTGCGGTTGAGATGAAGCACGAAACCCTTAGCAGATCCGAGCTCCACCGGCCAGCACTGTCTTCAGTGACAAGGTACCTAACGCACTTGCGGACGGCAGTCCTGGTTGCTGCCGCCCTGGGCCCGGAAGAGCCAGAGTGGACCTTCAGAGGCTTCAGGCTGCGGGGTGGGCTTTTGCTTCCCCGGAGGAGTCGCGCCCCCGGCCCCCCAGCCTGGCCGAAACTGCCCTGGCCCTCTGCAAACTTCCGAACGCCGCTCTTCAGGGACCCGACCCGGCTCAGGATGGGGAGCCCCACAGACCCGGGCAGACCATGAACGGTAGAAGGACCCCTGGAATCACGGGGCGCTCGGACCCTGCCCGAGTACCCACGAGGGGGGCGTCCGCAGGCCTCGCGCTGACCCTCGGGGCGGCGACAGGACCCGGTCCTCTGCTCCCCTTGGCGGCGCGCCGCGTCTACAAGGCCACTCGCCGCGGGACAGATGGCGCCGGGTCCACGTGGGCCCCTGGCCCAGAAGGAGCGGCCCCGCCAGGCAGCGATTTCCTAACCCGGGCCGGGTGGGCCCACGGAGCGCCCTGGCCACGACCCGCGATCCCCGGCTTCGCCCCGGGTCCCGCCCCCACCGCCCCGCCCACCGGCGCTCTCTAGGACCCCGCGGCGCCCGCCCCTCCGCCCGACGTGGGCGGGGCCACGTATTGTGACGTCACGCCGAGGCGGGGCCCGGCGCTTGGACAGACAGAAGGACGGTGGACTGACCGCCGGGAGCCAGCAGCGCGGGTGAGCCCGGCGGGGTCAGCAGCGTGCGTGGACGCGAGCGCCGCTCTGGGCTGAGCGTCCACCCCGGGCCGGGCCCCCTGGGCAGTGTGTtccctcttcccccctcctcccatccctccgACCCCCAGGCTGTGCGACCCCCTCCCCCGGAACCGAGCCCCCACCCCGGACTGAAAGTCCACCCCGGGCCGGCGCCCCGGAGGAGGGGGTCGTGCCCCGGCCGCGAGCCCGGCGGTGCGCCCTCCATTGGGCGTGGAGGCCCGGCCCGAGCGCTTTACCGCTTTCCCTCTCTCGCCAGGCCCCGCGACGGAGGACGGCCCAGGGCAGCGGCGGCATGTGAGGGTGACAGCGCGCGCGCCAGGAGCCCGAGAGCGCGGAGCGCGCGCGGGCCAGGCGGGGCCGCCGGGCGCTCGGGATGGACGCAGAAGGCCTGGGTTGGCTTTTGGTCCCGCTGCACCAGCTGGTTTCCTGGGGGGCAGCTGGGGCCATGGTCTTCGGAGGGGCGGTGCCGTACATCCCGCAGTACAGGGACATCCGGAGGACTCAGAACGCCGAGGGCTTCTCGACCTACGTGTGTCTGGTGCTCCTGGTGGCCAATATCTTACGAATCCTCTTCTGGTAGGTTGAGGGCTTTCTTACTGTGGGGTGCTGCCGGGGAGATGGCTTTCTCCTCTTCTGGGTGAGGCCGGGGGGCGGAAGTGTCTGCACTTCCTGGGAAGCAGCTGGTGAAATGGATGAGACTTTTTCCCAGGGAAAATGGTGGGATTGAAGTGGAGACTCTCACATAATCTCGGATCTGCGTCTTCATTTTCGGTGGCTCGTACATGTACTGGATTCTTGCCCAGGGCCTTTTCTGTGGGGCTGCGTCCTAGGACTGGGTCCATGCCCTTAGGAATTTGGGTGAGGTTTGGGGGTAGTGGAGAGAAAACGAAGGGAATTAATGAATACCAGTAACAGAAGGTGGTCAGCATAGGAAGGACAAACCACTGGCCAGTAAAGGCTCTCAGGAGGGAACCAGACAGGAAGGCGTGCCCGGCGGGGTGGTCTGCCTTGAAGGGTGGTCCCTTCCTGCCTTCCGCGTTGTGTGTGcggggttttctgtttgtttgtttgttttaccagtGAGTCAACTTTCTGGCTAATACTTAAGagactatttttttcttgctcctCCCAGCCCAACTTCCTCTTATTATCATTTGCATTCTGGTCAGGAACTTGAAGTTAATTTTAACAGTTGTTGAAGCCAGACATAATTGGGAGGGTACATTTTCAGAGGAAGTGAAAAGAGGTCTCTCAGCCTCACTGTAAGGCCAAAAAAGCCTGGAACTTTCCTACCTTCTAGACGGTCCCAGGCCCCTCTGTGAGCACAGACAGGACAGCCTGGGACCGGGCGGCTGGcttcttcttttgactttttggAGTAATCGTGCTTTCTTGCTAGTTGAGTTTAAGTCAGCCTTACTGAGGCATGATTTACAGGGAAGAAAATCGCCCGTTGCACATgtgcagtttgatgagttttggcaGATATCCCCTCTGCGGTCATCAGGGTGTGAGCCCCCTGTGTCCAGAAGTTCTCTGCTCCTTCACCTTCTGTCCACCTGGCCTGAGGCAGCCCTTGGTCACTCTCAACCGTGTTTTTGCTCAGTCTGCGGTTTTAAAAGGTGAGCTGGTGAGCCGACCCCTTCTCCTGGAAGAATTTGTCACACCATGAGCCCTGTCTCTGGGCCAGTCCGCTTCTGAAGGAGGGGTCAGAGGGCGCTTATCTTTTAACTTGTTTAGCCCAAGTTGAAAAACTGCATTTGAAGACTTCTCCTTTCCCTGTGGCTGAGGATGGCACTCGCCGGCTGCAGCAAGActgtccccttccctctctcagctGCCCCTCACTCGGTCTAAGGTTGCACAGAAGCAGGTCCCAAGCTGTAATCGTGTGTGACACTGCTGTCAGCCCTGAGCACCGTGGGTGTGGCCCCCGGAGCTCCCAGCCCAGGCCCGGGCCTTAGGTCGGGAAGCAGCGTTTCCTTTAGGCAGTGGCAAGTTTTCTCGAAGGAGTGGAGGAGGATTGGCTGAGGGTGCATTTCTTACGGGAAGTAGTTCCTTTGAGAGGTCTTCCCCCCAGGCATGCTTATCATTCAGAACtgcaaaaagaaaataggatATCTAATCTACCTCTAACTATCTGTTTTGGAGAAATCAGAAATTAAACCAGTTTCTTGAATGCCATCTCGTCAGTGTTTCTGGGTTTAACAAGCAAGCTATTTGATGCGTTGGGACTGGGAGTTCTCTCTCCATTGTAGGGCCTGAGCCTTTGAGAAAGAAAGAGTCTTTGGTGGAATTCTGAACTCTGTCCACTGGCATGTCTATTTCTGCACATCTGATTGCCCCTTTCCCACAGCGTCAGCTGCCTGAGCTGTCCTGGGTCCCTCTGTGGGTTCAGTGGCTGCCGTGGGAACACACAGGGCTGCCTTCAGCCAGGATTCCTGAAGACTGTGGGACCCTATGGGAAGAAGGGAGGGCTGGCAGAGGTCTCTCCTCCAGGATCCCTCTGACCTGGGGTTGTGCTTTCCCTGTATTTCACACCTGGCAGTACTCTGTAGTTCATGTGGTGAAGCCCAGCGGACAGGCCGGGCTCCGTCTACGACTTGTCACAAATACACGCGTCTCTGCCCACGTGGTCCCAAGGCCCCACTGCTCTGAGGGTGATGCCcgttctccctttccttcctttctctggagCCTCCAAAGCCCCTACTCCTGGGTCCCCTAGCAGCCCGTTTGATTTAATAGGTCTTTGAGGGTTTCCCAGGAGCCAGACACTGGGCAGATGCTGCAGGGTTAACGCTTCCTCAGAAATGCTGTATGGAATGTGCCAGACACGTGTGTATGGGTgatgggtggtggggagggagagcgCACGGGCTGGGAGCTGTGGTCGGTGCCGGGTGGGACGAGAGCAGTGACGGACTAGAGAAAGTGAAGGGTACGTTTCCCAAGGCTGGCTGGGAATGCGGGCTTCGGAAGGACTCCAGTCTGCCTGGGAAGCCGCCCGGGGGGAATGTGTGGTGTGAGGCATGTGAGCCGCTCTGCAGTCCTGGGGgtcgggggcggggtgggggaaggctgACCAAGCAAGAGAAACCCGGCGTTTCTGTAACTCACGGAACTCTCATGCCTTTATTTCTCGCAATTCTTCCCATCCTTTTGCAGAACCAGCATTGAGCAGATCATACAAAATGCTGACATGCAGGATTTGGCCTTTGTGGTGTCGGAAGCCGGAGGGCAGAGTGATTCTGTAaatgagaaggggagggagggggccaggGTGCAAGGACGGTGCTGCAGGGCCTTCTGACCCAGGGCCTGAGGCATTCACAGAGCTAGTTCTCCAGCCCCATCCCTATCTGATCAGAGATATGGTGACACTGTACCGGAGACGTGGTGACACTGTATTGCAGATGTAGTAGAATTGTATCGGAGATGTGGTGACACTGCACCAGAGGGCTAGTGACAATCTGCTACTCGCGAAGCCAGTCAGGGAAGTAGATACACAGCTTCTCTGCCAATCAGGCTTTCCTCTGCTACTTTGAAGACGCGTAGAAGGTGTTCCTTGTGGGAGCTTCTGCTCAAGCTCGGTGAGGCGGTGCACGTTCTCTGCCGCGTGCGTCTCCCTGGGAGCGAGATGTGTGCCTGCGCCGGGGGACCGCGCTTCCACTGGCTGCAGCAGGCAGCAGGCCACACGCTCGTCTGCTGGGCTGTCCTGTCCGCTGCAGCAGACCAGGCTTTGCCAACCGCATTCtcggggcaggggaggaagaggtGCCCCGTGACACCTCTGCCAGCACAGACTATTAGCATTAAAGGCAGAAGTTTAACTAACTTGATAAGTAAAAAATAGTGTCTTTCTATTTtaattggcttttaaaaattactaacgATGTTGAACTTTGTTTCATATTTGTTTTGTCCcttgtatatcttctgtggaaagttgtgctttttgaaattttgtgtcttgtttagCCTGTCTTCACCCTAAAAGCAGTTTAATGTTCACTCTGCCTCCCTTACTTCGCTGTAAATGTCTCATTCTTTACTGTAAATACTGAATTTACCTAGATTTGATTTTTGGTGTGTGGTATAAGGGGAAGCACAAACCTTCATTCCCCTCCTCGCCCCAGTTTTCTAGTCACTCATTGTTTCTGTTGAACAGTTAAAAAAATGGAAGTGGCGTTTATTACATACAGGCCCAAATCCCACGTCTTCAGCCTTATATCTAACTGGAAATGAGCTTGGTCCCTAGACTGACCGACTTTTTGTGATGCCCACCCGCTCCAGTCTCCCCAGCCTGACGCAGagccttctctgtcttctcctctggATTATCTGTTGATTAGTCAGCCCCCCGGGGTCAGTCAGGTAACCAGTGGGGACTAGTTCCTAGAACTGCTAGAAACGTCCTCAAGCAGCTGTAGGGTTGTGTCCGCGCTTTACAGAAGAGGTGAAGCCCGGAGGTGGTGGGGCTCAGCGAGAAGGCCGGGGGGCAGCGTGGTCCTCAGAGCCAGCCTGTGGCAGAGCGCGTGTGTGACCCCATCAGCCCGCTGTCAGTGGCCCTCTCCTTGTAGGGGCGGGTGTGAGAGCGAGGCCCGGGGAGGCGGGCCGGGCCGTGTCTCCGTGTCTCCTGGTTTCCAGGAGAAGCTGGAGGTCAGACTGCCATCCAGGACCTCCCGACTGTGACCTGTCGGCCACTGACTCAGGTTTGGGAGGCCCCGTCAGGCCGCGCTGCAGCTGGTACCAGCGGGGTCTCTGCTCCAGAGCAGCCAGGCTAGCATGGGGGCCTGGGCTTTGAAGGGTGCTGTGCCCCGGCCTCGCCTTAGGGGTGACAGTTCTGCAGGCTAGTCCTGTGATGCTGGTGGCCACGTTTGAGGCCCCAGCTGGTGTGTGGAGGGCAGTGCTGTGGTCAGCCCCTGGGGTCTGGGGTCTTCTGATGGGCCCAGCAGGTGCCAGTCGCTGGACTGTGGCTCTGGCCTCCAGGAAGTTTTGGCCGAGTTGCTAAAATGCTCAACACACTGGAAAAAAGTCAGCAGGAAGGCCTTGGGGCCTGTGGCTGGGAGGGCTGGGCGGGCTGGGGCTCGGAGAAGAGAGTGGACATGGAGGCCTCCGTGTGGGTCAGCCAGGCCTGGGTCGGGCATCAGGGCCTGAGGCTGGCAGCGGGGACCGCACCCTGCCTGCCGTCTCCTCTTCTCTGGTGAGGGCTCGGTGGCCCGGCCCCCCACTGCTCTGCTCACACTGGGGGCCGTGCTGGCCTGGAGACCCCACTCCCCACGGCCAGGGGGCAGGGCTGCCGTCGGTCTCCAGACTCTGGAACGAGCCCTGGGGAGGCAGGTGTTCCAGAACCTGGGTTTCTCACCTGGCGGCCGCTGGGCCTCTGCAGGAGGGCGACGGTCACCTGGccggactggggtggggggcgggtgcAGGAGACCCACTCCCACCGGCCCTCGGCCCTGGGAGGGTCGCAGCGGTTCCCGGGGAGGGGTGCAGCCTGCCCGTGACTCGGCTCTGGGGGGCGGTGGAGGC contains the following coding sequences:
- the SLC66A2 gene encoding solute carrier family 66 member 2 isoform X3, giving the protein MDAEGLGWLLVPLHQLVSWGAAGAMVFGGAVPYIPQYRDIRRTQNAEGFSTYVCLVLLVANILRILFWFGRRFEAPLLWQSVVMILAMLLMLKLCTEVRVASELNVQRRVFAASRWSSCGRAATPSRRPTSC